From the Daucus carota subsp. sativus chromosome 8, DH1 v3.0, whole genome shotgun sequence genome, one window contains:
- the LOC108199243 gene encoding uncharacterized protein LOC108199243 isoform X2 — MGFDNECIVNIQSLAGEYFCPVCRTLVYPNEALQSQCTHLYCKLCLTYIVGTTKACPYDGYLVTEKDSKPLVESDKALAERIGKTPVHCLFHRSGCSWQGPLSECTSHCSGCSFGNSPVVCNRCGVQIIHRQVQEHAQNCAGANPHVQQTAENPKDAATAVAVTTTNSSQATSQPVVSASQALVPQTVTAPPATQDSNPHVHTIATSAAMSTEQWYPQHFQQYQQQYPGYDPYQQYYPYQQPAQQVQQHVPYAGQPQVYAQPPTGMQGHHQPLPQVQGQGPAQTQPQPQGPPQAQSFVQNQVNSQQQQSHIQVHTQTAAPGQIPPQQPYPQAQPHPPPNSMQPPAQQNIQAPYQQTQFQGHSVQLQIQPQPHSNPQPVLQSQPQSHPYPPSQQPAPSVVPGYQSHHPVQPQQQILPAPQHYPMPMHPSSGSFPPAAQFPQQPPHLRPPPTNPSLPNQQQANLMQSQSQIQGVPPAQHPHIYPQTPQQGYIGHQRPAGQPMQQPYQQYGQPPFPSQASGSVQGPFHQIPFGQQPMQTQSQAQGPTQLQQSAVARPPPQMHGSVQAHGMPPQQPPSYGGRPIAPNQTATSHPFAQSGGAFGGAPHSRPLPSSSVQQSEHQIFEGGIANQQQVPSGQQFSQSDREIKHIMGEGNAAPQGGSALNKTVGNDISGPEEDSVRAKAQDSEIRGKSGDEEHNITTEGEKKGTRSQVAEAEVDALKTGSSEPSLEKTGKEKTGTLNEMDGSVFAVKDSTSRQTEAFVGHKKDNTNVLANENKSSHGQVSQQGLAIGEYAGFHDKGLPNSSNQAQLTDQGRYQMPSGTYGPPSQQQRHTMPSNSQSGPYVGAPPNALPGQGPAHLKPQGPGLSGPLHQSLHPSEHFHQSGSSQSHESFQGVQRGQYYQNNPPQPPFSRTNKAEPTGPLHGSDNAGPLQNQRLHHLEGRYPDPNVSGSFDRGLYEQTLANENRVPGAALGLHAKNVNDDHMKQFRTGPAGRNSQGEYEQALKQFPKPANIGNGSIRAGPGFGVDHLPPRSPGREFHGIPSRGFGAQSGGPHNQPGLDNVHGWGSHAVNEGPRSFDISSDPVGKTFRDHFRSGDMAGQDFIPNHMRRGELFGPRNVPSHIRAVEGFGTFSDPRMGELNGHGGFPYGESFAGNKLNHPRLGEPGFRSSFSLHEFPRPGGFYEGNLESIDRFRKRMPASMGWCRICKVNCDTVDGLDLHSQTPEHQQRTMEMVMSIKQNAKRQKTSKDQSFVEEGIRSRNAGNRGRGKKV, encoded by the exons ATGGGTTTTGACAATGAGTGCATTGTCAACATACAATCTCTAGCGGGCGAGTACTTCTGTCCAGTTTGTCGCACACTTGTTTACCCAAATGAAGCACTCCAGTCACAGTGCACTCATTTATATTGCAAACTCTGTCTAACATATATTGTTGGAACTACAAAGGCCTGCCCCTATGATGGATACCTTGTGACAGAAAAGGATTCCAAG CCACTTGTTGAATCAGACAAAGCACTAGCAGAAAGGATAGGCAAAACTCCTGTGCATTGTCTGTTTCACAGGAGTGGATGTTCTTGGCAGGGACCGTTATCTGAGTGCACATCTCATTGTTCTGGCTGTTCTTTTGGAAATTCCCCTGTTGTGTGCAACAGATGTGGTGTGCAAATTATACATCGCCAAGTACAGGAGCATGCACAAAATTGTGCT GGTGCAAATCCTCATGTGCAGCAGACCGCTGAAAATCCAAAAGATGCTGCTACTGCTGTTGCAGTTACTACCACAAACTCCAGCCAGGCAACTTCTCAACCTGTAGTTAGCGCCTCACAGGCACTGGTACCACAGACTGTCACGGCTCCTCCAGCCACACAAGATTCGAATCCTCATGTCCACACAATCGCTACTAGTGCTGCGATGAGTACAGAGCAGTGGTATCCTCAACATTTTCAACAGTATCAACAGCAGTATCCTGGATATGATCCATACCAGCAGTACTACCCATATCAACAACCTGCACAACAGGTGCAACAGCATGTACCATATGCAGGACAACCTCAGGTCTATGCTCAGCCCCCAACTGGAATGCAGGGTCATCATCAGCCATTACCTCAGGTCCAAGGGCAAGGGCCAGCACAGACTCAGCCACAACCCCAAGGACCACCTCAAGCACAGTCCTTTGTGCAGAATCAAGTCAActcacaacaacaacaatctcaTATCCAAGTTCACACTCAAACAGCTGCCCCGGGTCAAATCCCTCCGCAGCAGCCTTACCCCCAAGCACAACCTCATCCGCCACCCAATTCTATGCAGCCTCCTGCACAACAGAATATTCAAGCACCCTATCAGCAGACACAGTTTCAGGGACATTCAGTGCAGCTTCAAATACAGCCCCAGCCTCACTCTAACCCCCAACCTGTTTTACAATCTCAGCCCCAAAGTCATCCTTATCCACCAAGTCAGCAACCTGCTCCCAGTGTTGTACCAGGTTATCAGTCACATCACCCAGTTCAGCCTCAGCAGCAAATCCTGCCTGCCCCCCAACACTATCCTATGCCCATGCATCCGTCTAGTGGGTCTTTTCCTCCAGCTGCTCAGTTCCCTCAGCAACCCCCACATTTACGACCACCTCCGACTAATCCTTCACTACCTAATCAACAACAGGCAAACCTTATGCAGAGTCAAAGCCAAATCCAGGGCGTCCCTCCTGCCCAGCATCCTCATATATATCCTCAAACTCCTCAGCAGGGGTACATTGGTCACCAACGTCCTGCCGGACAACCGATGCAGCAGCCATATCAGCAATATGGACAGCCACCTTTTCCGTCACAGGCATCTGGTTCAGTTCAAGGTCCATTTCACCAGATTCCTTTCGGTCAGCAGCCAATGCAGACCCAGTCTCAAGCTCAGGGCCCAACTCAGTTGCAACAGAGTGCTGTTGCCCGTCCTCCGCCACAAATGCATGGCAGTGTGCAAGCACATGGCATGCCACCCCAGCAACCTCCATCCTATGGCGGTAGACCCATTGCACCAAATCAAACGGCAACATCTCACCCTTTTGCACAATCTGGTGGCGCGTTTGGTGGCGCTCCTCACTCCAGACCATTGCCGTCAAGTTCAGTTCAACAATCTGAGCATCAGATATTCGAGGGTGGCATTGCCAACCAACAGCAAGTGCCTTCGGGGCAACAGTTTTCTCAGTCTGATCGAGAAATTAAGCATATAATGGGTGAAGGAAATGCTGCCCCGCAAGGTGGATCAGCTTTAAACAAAACTGTGGGAAATGATATTAGCGGTCCTGAAGAGGATTCTGTTAGGGCTAAAGCGCAGGACTCTGAAATTAGAGGTAAAAGTGGGGATGAGGAACATAATATCACAACTGAAGGTGAAAAGAAAGGAACTAGGAGCCAGGTCGCAGAAGCTGAGGTTGATGCATTGAAAACAGGTTCTTCTGAGCCATCACTGGAGAAAACTGGTAAGGAAAAAACTGGAACACTTAATGAGATGGATGGCAGTGTGTTTGCTGTCAAGGATTCTACTTCACGACAAACAGAAGCTTTTGTCGGACATAAGAAAGATAATACAAATGTGTTGGCAAATGAAAACAAATCGAGTCACGGCCAAGTCTCACAACAAGGCCTGGCCATTGGTGAATATGCTGGGTTCCATGACAAGGGTCTCCCGAACTCCTCTAATCAAGCTCAACTAACGGATCAAGGCAGATATCAGATGCCTTCAGGGACCTATGGGCCTCCATCTCAGCAACAAAGACATACTATGCCTTCAAATTCACAGTCGGGTCCTTATGTAGGAGCTCCACCTAATGCACTACCAGGTCAAGGACCTGCTCACTTAAAACCTCAGGGACCGGGACTTTCGGGTCCACTCCATCAATCTCTTCATCCATCTGAACATTTCCATCAATCTGGTTCTTCTCAATCACATGAAAGCTTCCAAGGTGTACAGAGGGGGCAATATTATCAGAATAACCCTCCTCAGCCTCCGTTCTCCAGAACTAATAAAGCCGAACCAACAGGACCGCTACATGGCTCTGATAATGCTGGTCCTCTGCAGAATCAGAGGCTTCACCACTTAGAGGGTAGATATCCGGACCCCAATGTATCAGGATCCTTTGATAGAGGTCTATATGAGCAGACTTTAGCAAATGAAAACCGTGTGCCTGGAGCTGCGCTTGGGCTGCATGCTAAAAATGTTAATGATGATCACATGAAACAATTTAGAACTGGACCAGCTGGACGTAATAGTCAGGGTGAGTATGAGCAAGCACTGAAACAGTTCCCTAAGCCTGCAAATATTGGGAATGGCTCAATAAGAGCAG GGCCTGGATTTGGTGTGGATCATCTGCCTCCTAGAAGTCCTGGAAGAGAATTCCACGGCATTCCATCCCGTGGGTTTGGAGCCCAATCAGGTGGGCCACACAATCAGCCTGGTCTTGATAATGTTCATGGCTGGGGCTCCCATGCAGTTAATGAAGGGCCAAGATCTTTTGACATATCTTCAGATCCAGTTGGCAAGACTTTTCGTGATCATTTTAGGAGTGGTGATATGGCTGGTCAAGATTTTATTCCTAATCATATGCGCCGGGGTGAACTTTTTGGTCCTAGAAATGTACCAAGTCATATTCGTGCTGTAGAGGGTTTTGGAACATTTTCGGATCCTCGTATGGGGGAATTGAATGGGCATGGGGGTTTCCCATATGGAGAATCATTTGCAGGAAATAAGTTAAATCATCCGCGTCTTGGTGAGCCTGGATTTAGGAGTAGCTTTTCTCTGCATGAATTTCCACGTCCTGGTGGTTTTTATGAA GGGAACTTGGAGTCTATTGATAGGTTCAGAAAGAGAATGCCCGCTAGTATGGGATGGTGCCGGATTTGCAAAGTTAATTGTGATACTGTGGATGGCCTTGACCTACACTCACAAACACCGGAGCACCAGCAGAGGACAATGGAAATGGTTATGAGCATCAAGCAGAATGCAAAGAGACAGAA GACTTCAAAAGATCAATCTTTTGTGGAAGAGGGAATCCGGTCAAGAAATGCTGGCAACAGGGGACGAGGAAAGAAAGTTTAA
- the LOC108199243 gene encoding uncharacterized protein LOC108199243 isoform X1 has product MGFDNECIVNIQSLAGEYFCPVCRTLVYPNEALQSQCTHLYCKLCLTYIVGTTKACPYDGYLVTEKDSKPLVESDKALAERIGKTPVHCLFHRSGCSWQGPLSECTSHCSGCSFGNSPVVCNRCGVQIIHRQVQEHAQNCAGANPHVQQTAENPKDAATAVAVTTTNSSQATSQPVVSASQALVPQTVTAPPATQDSNPHVHTIATSAAMSTEQWYPQHFQQYQQQYPGYDPYQQYYPYQQPAQQVQQHVPYAGQPQVYAQPPTGMQGHHQPLPQVQGQGPAQTQPQPQGPPQAQSFVQNQVNSQQQQSHIQVHTQTAAPGQIPPQQPYPQAQPHPPPNSMQPPAQQNIQAPYQQTQFQGHSVQLQIQPQPHSNPQPVLQSQPQSHPYPPSQQPAPSVVPGYQSHHPVQPQQQILPAPQHYPMPMHPSSGSFPPAAQFPQQPPHLRPPPTNPSLPNQQQANLMQSQSQIQGVPPAQHPHIYPQTPQQGYIGHQRPAGQPMQQPYQQYGQPPFPSQASGSVQGPFHQIPFGQQPMQTQSQAQGPTQLQQSAVARPPPQMHGSVQAHGMPPQQPPSYGGRPIAPNQTATSHPFAQSGGAFGGAPHSRPLPSSSVQQSEHQIFEGGIANQQQVPSGQQFSQSDREIKHIMGEGNAAPQGGSALNKTVGNDISGPEEDSVRAKAQDSEIRGKSGDEEHNITTEGEKKGTRSQVAEAEVDALKTGSSEPSLEKTGKEKTGTLNEMDGSVFAVKDSTSRQTEAFVGHKKDNTNVLANENKSSHGQVSQQGLAIGEYAGFHDKGLPNSSNQAQLTDQGRYQMPSGTYGPPSQQQRHTMPSNSQSGPYVGAPPNALPGQGPAHLKPQGPGLSGPLHQSLHPSEHFHQSGSSQSHESFQGVQRGQYYQNNPPQPPFSRTNKAEPTGPLHGSDNAGPLQNQRLHHLEGRYPDPNVSGSFDRGLYEQTLANENRVPGAALGLHAKNVNDDHMKQFRTGPAGRNSQGEYEQALKQFPKPANIGNGSIRAGEYPHEHKSELPSKFLPPYNSDSQPGFHGSGPGFGVDHLPPRSPGREFHGIPSRGFGAQSGGPHNQPGLDNVHGWGSHAVNEGPRSFDISSDPVGKTFRDHFRSGDMAGQDFIPNHMRRGELFGPRNVPSHIRAVEGFGTFSDPRMGELNGHGGFPYGESFAGNKLNHPRLGEPGFRSSFSLHEFPRPGGFYEGNLESIDRFRKRMPASMGWCRICKVNCDTVDGLDLHSQTPEHQQRTMEMVMSIKQNAKRQKTSKDQSFVEEGIRSRNAGNRGRGKKV; this is encoded by the exons ATGGGTTTTGACAATGAGTGCATTGTCAACATACAATCTCTAGCGGGCGAGTACTTCTGTCCAGTTTGTCGCACACTTGTTTACCCAAATGAAGCACTCCAGTCACAGTGCACTCATTTATATTGCAAACTCTGTCTAACATATATTGTTGGAACTACAAAGGCCTGCCCCTATGATGGATACCTTGTGACAGAAAAGGATTCCAAG CCACTTGTTGAATCAGACAAAGCACTAGCAGAAAGGATAGGCAAAACTCCTGTGCATTGTCTGTTTCACAGGAGTGGATGTTCTTGGCAGGGACCGTTATCTGAGTGCACATCTCATTGTTCTGGCTGTTCTTTTGGAAATTCCCCTGTTGTGTGCAACAGATGTGGTGTGCAAATTATACATCGCCAAGTACAGGAGCATGCACAAAATTGTGCT GGTGCAAATCCTCATGTGCAGCAGACCGCTGAAAATCCAAAAGATGCTGCTACTGCTGTTGCAGTTACTACCACAAACTCCAGCCAGGCAACTTCTCAACCTGTAGTTAGCGCCTCACAGGCACTGGTACCACAGACTGTCACGGCTCCTCCAGCCACACAAGATTCGAATCCTCATGTCCACACAATCGCTACTAGTGCTGCGATGAGTACAGAGCAGTGGTATCCTCAACATTTTCAACAGTATCAACAGCAGTATCCTGGATATGATCCATACCAGCAGTACTACCCATATCAACAACCTGCACAACAGGTGCAACAGCATGTACCATATGCAGGACAACCTCAGGTCTATGCTCAGCCCCCAACTGGAATGCAGGGTCATCATCAGCCATTACCTCAGGTCCAAGGGCAAGGGCCAGCACAGACTCAGCCACAACCCCAAGGACCACCTCAAGCACAGTCCTTTGTGCAGAATCAAGTCAActcacaacaacaacaatctcaTATCCAAGTTCACACTCAAACAGCTGCCCCGGGTCAAATCCCTCCGCAGCAGCCTTACCCCCAAGCACAACCTCATCCGCCACCCAATTCTATGCAGCCTCCTGCACAACAGAATATTCAAGCACCCTATCAGCAGACACAGTTTCAGGGACATTCAGTGCAGCTTCAAATACAGCCCCAGCCTCACTCTAACCCCCAACCTGTTTTACAATCTCAGCCCCAAAGTCATCCTTATCCACCAAGTCAGCAACCTGCTCCCAGTGTTGTACCAGGTTATCAGTCACATCACCCAGTTCAGCCTCAGCAGCAAATCCTGCCTGCCCCCCAACACTATCCTATGCCCATGCATCCGTCTAGTGGGTCTTTTCCTCCAGCTGCTCAGTTCCCTCAGCAACCCCCACATTTACGACCACCTCCGACTAATCCTTCACTACCTAATCAACAACAGGCAAACCTTATGCAGAGTCAAAGCCAAATCCAGGGCGTCCCTCCTGCCCAGCATCCTCATATATATCCTCAAACTCCTCAGCAGGGGTACATTGGTCACCAACGTCCTGCCGGACAACCGATGCAGCAGCCATATCAGCAATATGGACAGCCACCTTTTCCGTCACAGGCATCTGGTTCAGTTCAAGGTCCATTTCACCAGATTCCTTTCGGTCAGCAGCCAATGCAGACCCAGTCTCAAGCTCAGGGCCCAACTCAGTTGCAACAGAGTGCTGTTGCCCGTCCTCCGCCACAAATGCATGGCAGTGTGCAAGCACATGGCATGCCACCCCAGCAACCTCCATCCTATGGCGGTAGACCCATTGCACCAAATCAAACGGCAACATCTCACCCTTTTGCACAATCTGGTGGCGCGTTTGGTGGCGCTCCTCACTCCAGACCATTGCCGTCAAGTTCAGTTCAACAATCTGAGCATCAGATATTCGAGGGTGGCATTGCCAACCAACAGCAAGTGCCTTCGGGGCAACAGTTTTCTCAGTCTGATCGAGAAATTAAGCATATAATGGGTGAAGGAAATGCTGCCCCGCAAGGTGGATCAGCTTTAAACAAAACTGTGGGAAATGATATTAGCGGTCCTGAAGAGGATTCTGTTAGGGCTAAAGCGCAGGACTCTGAAATTAGAGGTAAAAGTGGGGATGAGGAACATAATATCACAACTGAAGGTGAAAAGAAAGGAACTAGGAGCCAGGTCGCAGAAGCTGAGGTTGATGCATTGAAAACAGGTTCTTCTGAGCCATCACTGGAGAAAACTGGTAAGGAAAAAACTGGAACACTTAATGAGATGGATGGCAGTGTGTTTGCTGTCAAGGATTCTACTTCACGACAAACAGAAGCTTTTGTCGGACATAAGAAAGATAATACAAATGTGTTGGCAAATGAAAACAAATCGAGTCACGGCCAAGTCTCACAACAAGGCCTGGCCATTGGTGAATATGCTGGGTTCCATGACAAGGGTCTCCCGAACTCCTCTAATCAAGCTCAACTAACGGATCAAGGCAGATATCAGATGCCTTCAGGGACCTATGGGCCTCCATCTCAGCAACAAAGACATACTATGCCTTCAAATTCACAGTCGGGTCCTTATGTAGGAGCTCCACCTAATGCACTACCAGGTCAAGGACCTGCTCACTTAAAACCTCAGGGACCGGGACTTTCGGGTCCACTCCATCAATCTCTTCATCCATCTGAACATTTCCATCAATCTGGTTCTTCTCAATCACATGAAAGCTTCCAAGGTGTACAGAGGGGGCAATATTATCAGAATAACCCTCCTCAGCCTCCGTTCTCCAGAACTAATAAAGCCGAACCAACAGGACCGCTACATGGCTCTGATAATGCTGGTCCTCTGCAGAATCAGAGGCTTCACCACTTAGAGGGTAGATATCCGGACCCCAATGTATCAGGATCCTTTGATAGAGGTCTATATGAGCAGACTTTAGCAAATGAAAACCGTGTGCCTGGAGCTGCGCTTGGGCTGCATGCTAAAAATGTTAATGATGATCACATGAAACAATTTAGAACTGGACCAGCTGGACGTAATAGTCAGGGTGAGTATGAGCAAGCACTGAAACAGTTCCCTAAGCCTGCAAATATTGGGAATGGCTCAATAAGAGCAGGTGAATATCCTCATGAACATAAATCTGAGCTTCCTTCAAAGTTCTTGCCCCCATATAATTCTGATTCTCAGCCAGGATTTCATGGTTCAGGGCCTGGATTTGGTGTGGATCATCTGCCTCCTAGAAGTCCTGGAAGAGAATTCCACGGCATTCCATCCCGTGGGTTTGGAGCCCAATCAGGTGGGCCACACAATCAGCCTGGTCTTGATAATGTTCATGGCTGGGGCTCCCATGCAGTTAATGAAGGGCCAAGATCTTTTGACATATCTTCAGATCCAGTTGGCAAGACTTTTCGTGATCATTTTAGGAGTGGTGATATGGCTGGTCAAGATTTTATTCCTAATCATATGCGCCGGGGTGAACTTTTTGGTCCTAGAAATGTACCAAGTCATATTCGTGCTGTAGAGGGTTTTGGAACATTTTCGGATCCTCGTATGGGGGAATTGAATGGGCATGGGGGTTTCCCATATGGAGAATCATTTGCAGGAAATAAGTTAAATCATCCGCGTCTTGGTGAGCCTGGATTTAGGAGTAGCTTTTCTCTGCATGAATTTCCACGTCCTGGTGGTTTTTATGAA GGGAACTTGGAGTCTATTGATAGGTTCAGAAAGAGAATGCCCGCTAGTATGGGATGGTGCCGGATTTGCAAAGTTAATTGTGATACTGTGGATGGCCTTGACCTACACTCACAAACACCGGAGCACCAGCAGAGGACAATGGAAATGGTTATGAGCATCAAGCAGAATGCAAAGAGACAGAA GACTTCAAAAGATCAATCTTTTGTGGAAGAGGGAATCCGGTCAAGAAATGCTGGCAACAGGGGACGAGGAAAGAAAGTTTAA
- the LOC108199640 gene encoding putative glucose-6-phosphate 1-epimerase isoform X1, with the protein MNQSAAAWDRGTAVAVSKDKNGTDQVLLQTNRGASAQVSLHGGQVLSWKNERGEELLFTSSKAIFKPPTAVRGGIPICFPQFGNRGALEQNGFARNKIWVFDESPPPLQPSDSNGKAYVDLLFKPSEEDLKAWPHSFEFRLRVSLAYDGGLSLISRIRNINSKPFSFSFSYRTYFSVSDISEVRVEGVETLDYLDNLCNKERFTEQGDALTFESEVDRVYLSSGSVIAVFDHEKKRTFVIRKEGLPDVVVWNPWEKKAKAIVDLGDEEYKQMLCVDGAAVEKPIALRPGEEWTGRLELSVMPSI; encoded by the exons ATGAATCAATCTGCAGCAGCTTGGGATCGAGGAACAGCAGTTGCAGTTTCAAAGGATAAGAATGGGACTGACCAGGTGTTACTTCAAACCAATAGAGGCGCATCAGCACAG GTTAGTTTACATGGAGGACAGGTTCTTTCCTGGAAGAATGAACGGGGAGAAGAATTATTATTCACTAGTAGCAAG GCAATCTTCAAGCCACCAACTGCTGTAAGAGGAGGAATACCAATTTGTTTCCCTCAG TTTGGTAACCGTGGCGCCCTTGAGCAAAATGGGTTTGCAAGGAACAAAATTTGGGTCTTTGATGAAAGCCCTCCTCCACTGCAGCCCAGCGACTCAAATGGAAAGGCATACGTCGACTTGCTATTTAAACCATCTGAAGAAGATCTGAAGGCCTGGCCTCACAG TTTTGAATTCCGTCTGAGAGTGTCTCTGGCTTATGATGGGGGTCTCTCCTTGATATCGCGCATCAGAAATATCAATAGCAAGCCATTCAGTTTCTCATTCTCATATCGCACATACTTCTCCGTATCTGATATCAG TGAAGTGAGAGTAGAGGGCGTGGAGACTCTGGACTATCTTGACAATCTATGTAATAAAGAGCGCTTCACAGAGCaaggagatgctctaacatttGAATCAGAG GTGGATCGTGTTTATCTTAGTTCTGGAAGTGTTATAGCCGTTTTTGATCATGAGAAGAAACGAACATTTGTGATCAGAAAAGAGGGACTACCAGATGTTG TGGTCTGGAACCCGTGGGAGAAAAAGGCGAAAGCCATAGTAGATCTAGGAGACGAAGAGTACAAGCAAATGCTCTGCGTCGATGGGGCAGCAGTTGAGAAGCCGATAGCTCTGAGGCCAGGCGAGGAGTGGACAGGCCGGTTGGAGCTGTCTGTCATGCCTTCAATATAA
- the LOC108199640 gene encoding putative glucose-6-phosphate 1-epimerase isoform X2, which yields MNQSAAAWDRGTAVAVSKDKNGTDQVLLQTNRGASAQVSLHGGQVLSWKNERGEELLFTSSKAIFKPPTAVRGGIPICFPQFGNRGALEQNGFARNKIWVFDESPPPLQPSDSNGKAYVDLLFKPSEEDLKAWPHSEVRVEGVETLDYLDNLCNKERFTEQGDALTFESEVDRVYLSSGSVIAVFDHEKKRTFVIRKEGLPDVVVWNPWEKKAKAIVDLGDEEYKQMLCVDGAAVEKPIALRPGEEWTGRLELSVMPSI from the exons ATGAATCAATCTGCAGCAGCTTGGGATCGAGGAACAGCAGTTGCAGTTTCAAAGGATAAGAATGGGACTGACCAGGTGTTACTTCAAACCAATAGAGGCGCATCAGCACAG GTTAGTTTACATGGAGGACAGGTTCTTTCCTGGAAGAATGAACGGGGAGAAGAATTATTATTCACTAGTAGCAAG GCAATCTTCAAGCCACCAACTGCTGTAAGAGGAGGAATACCAATTTGTTTCCCTCAG TTTGGTAACCGTGGCGCCCTTGAGCAAAATGGGTTTGCAAGGAACAAAATTTGGGTCTTTGATGAAAGCCCTCCTCCACTGCAGCCCAGCGACTCAAATGGAAAGGCATACGTCGACTTGCTATTTAAACCATCTGAAGAAGATCTGAAGGCCTGGCCTCACAG TGAAGTGAGAGTAGAGGGCGTGGAGACTCTGGACTATCTTGACAATCTATGTAATAAAGAGCGCTTCACAGAGCaaggagatgctctaacatttGAATCAGAG GTGGATCGTGTTTATCTTAGTTCTGGAAGTGTTATAGCCGTTTTTGATCATGAGAAGAAACGAACATTTGTGATCAGAAAAGAGGGACTACCAGATGTTG TGGTCTGGAACCCGTGGGAGAAAAAGGCGAAAGCCATAGTAGATCTAGGAGACGAAGAGTACAAGCAAATGCTCTGCGTCGATGGGGCAGCAGTTGAGAAGCCGATAGCTCTGAGGCCAGGCGAGGAGTGGACAGGCCGGTTGGAGCTGTCTGTCATGCCTTCAATATAA